The sequence tggagaggggaggggtgagcagtgatcACCTCCCCAGCGCGtctgatgtgtgcctgccaggctctaGCCTGGCGtgtacacgtttatgtgaatgcaacctacatatgtctatttttgggggggggaagggggggccccatgcagaaatctgctatggggcccagcctctcctagttacgccactggttgttATTATAACCATCAGTGATGAGTGCTGTTGAGGGTAGAACTTTGTGATTTCATTATTGCACTCTCTCTATATAAGAGATAACTGCCTCGATCTCTGGTTTTTATCTGTACAATTTTGAGTTGGAAAAAAATTCTTATAAGTAATATGTTTAAAAACAGAATACATCAGGAGAATGTGCCCTGCTGTATGACATCAGGGTGACAGTTGGCAGTTAACTGAAGTCAGGGTTAAATATGCTGCTACATATGGGTTAGTGGAATTACTACTTGATTCTCTGTATTGTCAGAAACTTTTAtgtactttggtatacggagctgtgtaagctgAAAGCTAAGGAACTCTGAATTCTCAATAAAATGGATTTATATATTCAATGTCCCATATGACTTTATTAAAGCACATATTCCCATGACCTATTTTGTTACAATAATAACTCCTGATGCGATGGGTTATGATTACTTACACAAGCTGCTCCTTTTTTGTTATATAAAGACATTGAGCTACATTGGGACAGGACTCATTCCACCTGAGATACAAGATTAGACAATGGACTCCAGTACCCGTAAGCTGTATCATGTGCATGACTGCGATTCCAGACAAATGCTGGAGAATTACTTCTCAGACAAACCTGAAATGGTATTTAAAGAAGAATTCTTGAAGTTTCTTATTGAAAATTTTAGAAAAACTTTTAAGATGGGTATGTATTTTTCAAGGATTGGtttaatgttttatatttataatttaatTTATAATTGATTTTCATCTAAAATGAAATCagtttaagggtacattcacacgacatATAGCCCAGGCCATGTAGCCATGCTTTGGAGAGCAgaaggggtgagtgctgctcaaccCTCCTTTCTCCATATAGAAGCAAGCGGCCTGTACCGCAACACGGCGTGATATAGGACTTGTCTTATATTTAGCTTTCACAGTGCGGTGGCACAACACATTGACCGGTccacatagaaatcaatggggacAGATATGCGAACGCAAATGGTGCGGCCGTATATATTGTTCCCcatcgtgtgaatgagcccttagttgACATCTACAGGGGGGGACATGGAGACCCTGTTATTCTGTTACTTTATTGCTGAGGATTAGTTAAATACTTGGCAAACTGTTTGCATGTCACTGGGATCAGACATTTGACCTTAGGGAGTATATGTATAAACAAGAGATTTGTCTGTTACCCAGAGGGGTTAGAGTATAGTCAGGAGGTATGTTTTGGGGTCTAGGTGCAGGAGTATACCTAACAAATATCCAAATATGTGTAACATGGTAACACCTGACATTCAACTGTGCCAAAATCTGGGATAGTCAGGTTAGTGGGGTACAGTATAGAAGAGACACAATAACAGTGTATCAggattttgtacaggttttcctTTTACAATGTGCACTGAAATGTTTTAGCCTCCCCGTGCCAAATGAGCTAAACCATTTGGACATGTATTCATTGCTTTGAGTAAAAGGACAAAAGTAAATCATAAATGAAGTAAATGAGACCTCTGGTAGTATAGTGAATGTTGCATAATCTATGAAAGTGACATTATTTTGACAAAATATGAACAGGCAAAACTACATACAACTACATTGCTGTGGAGATGTTCAGACAGAGTAACTTAACACTCCAACAAAATTATTGAAAGAGAGCATAGCAAAGTGATAAATATTATAGGATTTTGTAGATTTTCATTTTTCATATATTCTCCCTTTAGGAATTCCAAAAATTTGTTGTGGAATATTGAAAGATTTAACTCTAGCTTTGATTATGGGCAGATAAAGAAAATGATCTTTGAAAATACCAATTCATATACCGTAAAGtgaagtgtgtgtatgtgtatgtggaggattaataaattaaatattttagtATTAGAATAATAATTAACAAACAGTATTTATTATATCAGGATAACATGACATTGTTATCAGCATGAGTTCCTTTGGTAATCATTACCCAGCAATATATACAATGTGATTCTTATTGTTGTGTATATTTGTAAGATATTCCCATATTTTTTCCCCAAagtagaatacaggcagtccccgggttacatacaagatggggtctgtaggtttgttcttaagtttaatttgtatgtaagtcggaactgtatattttatcattgtaatcccagccagaacttttttggtctctgtgacaattggattttaaaaatgttgggttgtcataagaatcaatattaacactaaagcttcattacagacacctgtgataactgttatagctgtttattgtagcccaagactaaagtgcaataaattaccaatatccagtggtctatttgtaactaggggtcgtatgtaagttgagtgttcttaagtaggggaccacctgtacatatcTTTGACATTGTAAATCTGAGCCTATTAACACTTCTCGTAATATTTTATTAACATGTTTACACCTTCCTTTTCAGGAGTAATTAAAGGAGCTATCTTAATAGACCTCAGTGTTGGTTCTATAATTCATCATCTATATTCAGCTTGTGAGTTTTTCAATCACATCATAGTTTTAAAAGTCAAAGACAGATGCATGATGGAGctgaagagatgggtggacactcGTACAGGAGCATTCGACTGGGGTCATGCCACTCAACTTCATGTAGAGATACATAGAGACAGGTGAGATATTTGTTCAAATACACTGCCATTGCCATTGTTCACACTATACAGAATGTATAAGGAAAATTTCTTAAGATCATCTACCGAAAATATTTAGCATAACTTGTCTACTCAAACTTAAAATACAGAAACCAGTACATGTACATTGATTTATTATAAATACTATTAATTTGTTGTGCATTTCTTCCATTTCTTTCAGTGATGAGGCTCAGGACAAAGAAGGAAAAGTGAGATCAGCGCTGCAACATGTTGTGAAATGTGACCTGGAGAAAGAAAATATGACGGAGCCAATAGATTTACCACCAGGAGATTGTATTGTCAGCGCTTGGCTCCTGGATGTTATCAGCAGAGACCAAGATGATTTCATCAGAAATCTCAGGAAGTTCTCAAAGTTGCTGAAACCTGAAGGATATTTCATTTTTGTTGGTTGTTTAGAAATAACATATTTCACAATTCATAAAGATAAGTTCCATGTGGTCAAATACaatgaggattttgtcaggaaagCTTTCATTGGAGAAGGTTTTACAATTGACTATTGTAGGGTTATTAAGAGAACAGCCAAAAGTGATCTTGTTGACCATAAGGGTGTAATTTTCATTGCTGCTCACAAagagaagtaaaaaaaacaaaaaacaaccaaCAAGTAGTTTTTTGCATAAGTTATATTGTGATAAAACCAACAGTATACATCATTTCTAATTTTGACTCACAATAACTGATACAAAACACTGATAAAATAATGTAGATGTGACATGCCCCTCATTCTACATAGAATAATGCTTAGCTAGTATAATCAACCAAGGCTTTGTCTATGATCTTATAGTAAATGGGTTAACTATTGaaatctgatttaaaaaatgatgtGCATGACAAtttctaataatatatataatttagaTATAATTTTTGTcataatgaaaaaaattatttctgcCTGCAGCCACTACTAGAGAGGACATAGTTAATAACTGAAACAAGCTTTTCCAAGCAATGTTTAAGGCAAATATTTTAATCTATCACTGTAAATGGGATTTAATGGTTTCAAACAGAAAATCAGCACTCCAACCTTTCAGCATTGCAATAAATATAAAAGTATAACGTGTGATGGTTTTACttgcctatatataaataaatacgtCTTAATTTTTGAGACATAGAGTTCACTTACATCTAAGACACATATCAGAGTGGTTGGCACCTTCTGCAAAATTTTTGGTGCTTCTCTTCATAAGTCAAAATATTTTAATCACGACTCCTATCACGGCCctatttgttttttgtgttttagtcCCATTCCTAGTGTTCCCTCTATGGAGTTGTGTGAAGTCTTGTTATctacaggacaaattgtactttttagtggaacaatttaatattccatgcataaAAATTCCAAGTGaggtaaaatttacaaaaataacaCATTTGTGGTGATTCTTGTGGGCTCTTTTATTACAGATTTCATTCtgagctccaaatgacacctcctctttattttttgggctggTACAATTACattgatacaaaatttatataggctttattaGGTTTcggtacatttttaaaaattctaatctttGGTACAAAAAAGCTTGCAGTTTTCCCAAATTTTAATACCAAAAACTTTTCAACCTTTGGAGTAAGGTTCCTTTTTTGAGATGCAATGACGttataattaatattaatttGGGACTTAAATGACCATTTCatcatttttattcaaatattaatggattgaaaaatggcaaaaaagtggccatTCAGAAATTTTGGTGCCATTTTCAGTAagggttatttttttttgttgccaGGAATAATCTTTTGGGATATGGCAATATCtagcatttttatgatttttactgtttatttttatatgtatgatttaaacttttactttttcttaaaaaaaaattactattatttcaggcacTACTAGGGTTCTTGAGCCCTGAAGGTTTAGGTCGCTcatacaacatactgcaatacttttgtattacagtatattgcaaTTTTACTGCTAATCTCCGATAGCCTGCCATCGGCAGGCTATTATAGATTCATATCTCTGGCAGGCTTACAAATTTCTATGAGTCATGGCCACCATTCAATGCCCTCTGATAATGTCACAAGTTGCACTGATTGACCTTTCAAGATGGTGGCGCCAACCTGCAGGGCTGTAAGGAGCCACAGTCCGGTGCCAACTACAGCACTTAACATGTTAGTTGCAGCTAGAGGCTGTTGGAGAGAGCACAACTCATTAGCTCTCTCTACATACACCCCTGCAGAACCACAACATTATAGTATGTTGTGATGTATGAAGGGGTTAATCTATGGGGCTCACTGAATTGATAAGCAGCCTAATAGACTGTCTCAGTTCatcctataaatgctgaattgAGCAATAACAAGGCACTCATTCATACAGTATCCCATTCCAATTTAAAGAAGTATTCAAAGATGCCTTTGAATTGGTTGAAATTTGATACATACagacggttccctacttaagaacatccgacttacagtaggcccctagttacaaatggacttctggtaattggtaatttactctactttagccctagactataataaacagctataacagttatcaaatgtgtctgtaatgaagctttattgttaatcctggttgtgatgacaatccaatattttttaagatctaattgtcacagagaccaaaaaaaaattatcaagagCGGAGGGGGGTATACAGGGAGTGGGGGAACCCTGAGCGGACAATTGGGGAGGTCAGGGGCATGTGTCGGTTGGCGGGAGCATGATAGAACCCCCTCGGCCAGCAGGAGGCGCGTCGCctaaggcgagattctcaactcccctcatggcaggtgcaccccTGGGGACAGCGACCGATGTGGCAAGCCCTGTGTAGCTCTGCGTAAttggtgtgtgctatataaataaaggaattattattgtttgAATCTCCTGGGTCCCGATAAGTATTTCATATTTTGATCCTCCATCTTACTTGCACTGAAGGATACAGATAATGCCAAGACCATGAGTTTATTTCTTTCAAACCAATTCCATTTGATCAAACCCCTTTTCAAACAACGCTCTCAGAGAGCCTGctagataaaaaaaacaacacaattaGCATCATTAACATAATATCAAAGAAAGAatgaaaatgaataaaacatttaaaaacccagacTAGGTAAGAGTTCAGAGGAATGGCGCATATCTCAGGGTCTCATTGAGGCCCAATGAACTCAATGTTTGTAGGGTCCAGAAGCACCTTgtttcacattggggctcatttactaagggtcttgtgGCCACACTttggtcggatattccgacgattctggggattgtgtcggattttggcgcatcggcgccggcttgcacgtgacacaaatcggggggtggggcgTCGGACgagccgacggatttggactatgcacaggatttaacatttcaaattgtgtcgcaagacatgcacttacatgcaccgggaagaagaaggtgaactccgtaaaATCAGTAAAAGTTTCAGTACAAATGATATTAGGGTATGTCACACAATGCCTACAGTGCTTACATCCCCATATGGGGCCCTTTGTATCCCCAAAAGTCTGGATAGTTTTCATTTCATAGCGACTTTTAACCAGTAGGTCTCACAGATGTTTAGATCTGAGAGCCACGATCCCTGGATATGTTGGAATATATCTCTGTACCAGTGAATCTGATCTCAGTATGGGCCAGTAGCAATTCAGAATTTTTCTCATTTGTTGCCATTGGTATTCTGTAATGAATCTGACCTTCTGATTCTCCTTATTTTTCTGTTCCAGATACAATAATTTAACCCATGGAGTGGATTTTGCTCTGTTGGATGCTTTTCTTAGAGATCTCTGGCTATATCCACAGTTCATAAATCTTTGTCTCTTTGTCTTAGTTTTTGTGCATGATCTTCAAAACTCTCTTCCAAGGAACATACTCTCCAAGATATTGTCCCATAGGGCCTGCACTGATGGTGTGTGATGATGAGGCATGTAGTAGGGCATTTACTGCAATTTctttcatatatacatatatctatataaagaCCAATATGACCAACAATATCACTTTACCAAGACCACATTTTTATTGCATTAGATTTCATAACATGACAGTTTGTTACAGTGATTTAGGGAATAATTTCTCCCCTGATTTGGGGTAATTGCTGTCAAAACCTTAGGGGACTTTGACTTCATGAATTAAAGTATTTTCTAAACCTTTCAACTATTCATCTAAATATCCATTAACATTGAAAAGAATCTTCAATACTTTAAAGTAGGACTCCAGAGATTTTCACTTTCATTGTATATGCATGGTATGCCAAAATAGGTAAAGCAATAAATGGGAATAGCCTAAAATTACCGTCAGTCTCTCCTCAATAAAACACCCTCAGTATGCACCACCATAACTAGTCATTTATAAAGCAAAAATGTCACCCCTTGGTGGTGAATGGTGCTAGAGTGCCACAGGATGTACAGTGGCAGTTTGCTGGTAGTGAACTCTAGTAGGTGTGTCCTGCAGAAACTTAGCTAGTAATTCTAGCTAAATCTAGCAAATGTCAGGTCAGGAGGGGAAATACAAAGCAACTCACTGATAAAGGAAATTTCTGACCATGAACCGGCTCAATATCTTTATTTACTGTACAATAATTAAATATAGTTTACTTCCTAGATGCTGATCAGGTACACGCACATGTTTATGGTTTTGCCATATATTCTTTAAGTAATTTATGGTGTTTTAAGGAAGTTTGAATCCAGACTTAAATATATTGGATAAATATAGACTCTATATGAGAAGCCATTGTAGGTTGAATAGTTTACTTGTTTCTGAAATTTCACTGTTAATCCCTTTTTAATTAAATGGTCTTATCTTTTTAATAACCAATAAAATTTAATAAGACACACGACTAATTGTGCAAATAGAACAACTCATGATGTGACAGATGATTGTTACGAATACAAATAACGAATCTTTATTACTTATATAAAGACCTTGAGCACCTGTGTAAAAGAGTCAGCTCACCTTACAAACAAGAAGATGTATTCCAGTGGCCCTAAGCTCTATCATGTGCACAACTGTGATACTAGACAAATTCTGGAGGATTATTTCTCCGGTAACCAGGAGATGGTCTTTGAAGAGGATTTCCTCAAGTTTCCCATTCGAAATTGTGTAACAACTTTTAAATTGGGTATGTGTTTTCCTATTATTAATtggtttaattttatttatacatttaaacATTTATAATAAGCTATTTTTATCCTTTCAAACCAAaaggagaggaatagattctcatgataaggacacatggaatattgtgtattaAGGGAATGGGCTAGAATACGATGATAGATTGCTAAACTTTGGATGATTCACCTTTGCAAAAACTGACGGGGAGATATCATTTCtctgtacaaatatctgaatgagCAGTACAGAGATCTATCcacagatctttttatacctagtaaATAATTTATCAGTCATCCATCTTATTTTTATTGGAATTATTTCTGCAGACAGATTCAGCAGTGCTAACTCTGGAGTAGGATCAGT comes from Engystomops pustulosus chromosome 6, aEngPut4.maternal, whole genome shotgun sequence and encodes:
- the LOC140135202 gene encoding nicotinamide N-methyltransferase-like; the encoded protein is MDSSTRKLYHVHDCDSRQMLENYFSDKPEMVFKEEFLKFLIENFRKTFKMGVIKGAILIDLSVGSIIHHLYSACEFFNHIIVLKVKDRCMMELKRWVDTRTGAFDWGHATQLHVEIHRDSDEAQDKEGKVRSALQHVVKCDLEKENMTEPIDLPPGDCIVSAWLLDVISRDQDDFIRNLRKFSKLLKPEGYFIFVGCLEITYFTIHKDKFHVVKYNEDFVRKAFIGEGFTIDYCRVIKRTAKSDLVDHKGVIFIAAHKEK